One Phycisphaera mikurensis NBRC 102666 DNA window includes the following coding sequences:
- the coaD gene encoding pantetheine-phosphate adenylyltransferase, with protein MSEHSENRPRSAGSPPRPHRVGLFPGSFDPLTNGHLDVIHRGRHLFDELVVAIGRNPAKREVFSVDERIAMIGRLVAGTNVRVDAFAGLTVDYARDIGAVAILRGIRNVTDLNFEFQLALTNRAIADVETVFIMTGEVHAFTSSTLIKQIASAGDTSRLAKLLPPEVLEKLEEKKRALGGKLPWRHVDQAEGT; from the coding sequence GTGAGCGAACACAGCGAAAACCGGCCGCGGTCCGCGGGATCTCCTCCGCGGCCGCACCGGGTGGGGCTGTTCCCGGGGAGCTTCGACCCGCTGACCAACGGGCACCTCGACGTGATCCACCGGGGCCGGCACCTCTTCGACGAGCTGGTGGTCGCCATCGGGCGGAACCCCGCGAAGCGGGAGGTCTTCAGCGTGGACGAGCGGATCGCGATGATCGGCCGGCTCGTGGCGGGCACCAACGTCCGCGTCGACGCCTTCGCGGGGCTGACCGTCGACTACGCCCGCGACATCGGTGCCGTCGCGATTCTGCGCGGGATCCGCAACGTGACGGACCTGAACTTCGAGTTCCAGCTCGCCCTCACCAACCGGGCGATCGCGGACGTGGAGACCGTCTTCATCATGACCGGCGAGGTGCACGCCTTCACCAGTTCCACCTTGATCAAGCAGATCGCCAGCGCCGGCGACACCTCGCGCCTCGCCAAGCTGCTCCCCCCGGAGGTGCTCGAGAAGCTCGAAGAGAAGAAGCGGGCGCTCGGCGGCAAGCTGCCGTGGCGGCACGTCGACCAGGCGGAGGGGACCTGA
- a CDS encoding DNA gyrase subunit B produces MAEPNPSDDEQHAGPLPANAPAYDQDSIQVLEGVQAIRARPGMYVGGSDERGLHHLVWEVVDNAIDEALAGHCDDIRVLLRPDGSVSVVDNGRGIPVSPFKHANPELNGRPAVEIILTTLHAGGKFGGGGYKVSGGLHGVGVTCTNALSEWLEVEVARDGDLHQMSFVRGEVKEPLQRLGDAKRSGTKITWKPDPRIFGDLTHEYAKIRGRLKERAYLNPGIQLSIEDQRSEDAGGPADGAAKKEVFRYDDGLVAMVRDLNEGKTVYHDPPIRISTESDDERLACEIALQYTDAYTESTTCFANNINTTEGGTHLSGFKTAVTRTLNAYAREAGILKEKGKGEQLTVSGDDWREGLVAVISVKLPDPQFEGQTKGKLLNGEVEGLVSSAVGQALSTWCEEHPADAKKICQKAVLAAEAREAARKARDLTRRKGALDAGGLPGKLYDCTSKDVESSEIYLVEGDSAGGSAKGGRNHETQAILPLKGKILNVEKARLDKILGFEEIRTIIQALSTGIGEEFDIDKLRYGKIVIMTDADIDGSHIRTLLLTFFFRQMPELVKQNRVFIAQPPLYLITRSGAKSKKNGEYVLNEKRMREVLSGLGLDGTEIVVYDRAGVSAERKEVRRITGRPLSELLAAVGRLEDLVVVLKRRGIGFDQLLAQRERDPAGEGKLPTLMLDVPADASLNGAAGMNFFWSDSDEAAFRADHAIQVGDADLDGGERERGLTAKPAIRHELHEVAEVEKSIAVLEGMGLDVRDWFLKPEQTVTGAMAPTKYELIAAGPAPKGKAGGPEDAEEGAQADDAAAKPAAGRRRTVPVTSLAEIADAILESGRRGLEIKRFKGLGEMNADELWETTMNPEHRRLLRVTWDAASEAERLFGILMGEEVEPRRKYIEDHALEVKNLDV; encoded by the coding sequence ATGGCCGAGCCGAATCCCTCCGACGACGAGCAACACGCCGGCCCCCTCCCCGCCAACGCCCCCGCTTACGACCAGGACAGCATCCAGGTGCTCGAGGGCGTGCAAGCCATCCGGGCCCGTCCCGGCATGTACGTCGGCGGCAGCGACGAGCGGGGGTTGCACCACCTGGTCTGGGAGGTCGTCGACAACGCGATCGACGAAGCCCTCGCGGGCCACTGCGACGACATCCGCGTCCTTCTGCGTCCGGACGGCTCGGTGAGCGTGGTCGACAACGGCCGGGGCATCCCCGTCTCGCCGTTCAAGCACGCCAATCCCGAGCTCAACGGGCGGCCGGCGGTCGAGATCATCCTCACCACCCTGCACGCCGGCGGCAAGTTCGGCGGCGGGGGCTACAAGGTCTCCGGGGGTCTGCACGGCGTGGGCGTGACCTGCACGAACGCGCTCTCGGAGTGGCTGGAGGTCGAGGTCGCCCGCGACGGGGACCTGCACCAGATGAGCTTCGTGCGCGGCGAGGTGAAGGAGCCGCTCCAGCGGCTCGGCGACGCGAAGCGCTCGGGCACCAAGATCACCTGGAAGCCCGACCCGCGGATCTTCGGCGACCTGACCCACGAGTACGCGAAGATCCGCGGGCGGTTGAAGGAGCGGGCCTACCTGAATCCCGGCATCCAGCTGTCCATCGAGGACCAGCGGAGCGAGGACGCCGGCGGGCCCGCGGACGGCGCGGCGAAGAAGGAAGTCTTCCGCTACGACGACGGCCTGGTGGCGATGGTCCGCGACCTCAACGAGGGCAAGACGGTCTACCACGACCCGCCGATCCGCATCAGCACCGAGAGCGACGACGAGCGGCTCGCCTGCGAGATCGCGCTGCAGTACACCGACGCGTACACCGAGTCGACCACCTGCTTCGCCAACAACATCAACACCACCGAGGGCGGCACGCACCTCTCGGGCTTCAAGACCGCCGTGACGCGGACGCTCAACGCGTACGCCCGGGAGGCCGGCATCCTCAAGGAGAAGGGCAAGGGCGAGCAGCTGACCGTCAGCGGCGACGACTGGCGCGAGGGCCTCGTGGCGGTCATCAGCGTGAAGCTGCCCGACCCGCAGTTCGAGGGCCAGACCAAGGGCAAGCTGCTCAACGGCGAGGTCGAGGGCCTCGTCAGCTCCGCCGTCGGCCAGGCGCTGTCGACCTGGTGCGAGGAGCACCCCGCCGACGCCAAGAAGATCTGCCAGAAGGCCGTGCTCGCGGCCGAGGCCCGTGAGGCCGCCCGGAAGGCCCGCGACCTCACCCGTCGCAAGGGGGCGCTGGACGCCGGCGGGCTCCCCGGCAAGCTCTACGACTGCACGAGCAAGGACGTGGAGAGCAGCGAGATCTACCTGGTCGAGGGCGACTCCGCCGGCGGCAGCGCCAAGGGCGGGCGAAATCATGAGACGCAGGCGATCCTGCCGCTCAAGGGCAAGATCCTCAACGTCGAGAAGGCCCGGCTGGACAAGATCCTCGGCTTCGAGGAGATCCGCACGATCATCCAGGCGCTCTCGACGGGCATCGGCGAGGAGTTCGACATCGACAAGCTGCGGTACGGGAAGATCGTCATCATGACCGACGCCGACATCGACGGCTCCCACATCCGCACCCTGCTCTTGACCTTCTTCTTCCGGCAGATGCCCGAGCTGGTGAAGCAGAACCGGGTCTTCATCGCGCAGCCGCCGCTGTACCTGATCACCAGAAGCGGCGCCAAATCGAAGAAGAACGGCGAGTACGTGCTCAACGAGAAGCGGATGCGCGAGGTGCTCTCGGGGCTGGGCCTCGACGGGACCGAGATCGTCGTCTACGACCGGGCCGGGGTGTCTGCCGAGCGGAAGGAGGTCCGCCGCATCACCGGCCGGCCGCTGTCGGAGCTGCTCGCGGCGGTGGGGCGGCTGGAGGACCTCGTCGTCGTGCTCAAGCGACGCGGCATCGGCTTCGACCAGCTGCTCGCCCAGCGCGAGCGCGACCCGGCCGGCGAGGGCAAGCTGCCGACGCTCATGCTCGACGTGCCCGCCGACGCCTCGCTCAACGGAGCCGCCGGGATGAACTTCTTCTGGAGCGATTCCGACGAAGCCGCCTTCCGGGCGGACCACGCGATCCAGGTGGGCGACGCCGACCTCGACGGCGGCGAGCGGGAGCGGGGGCTCACCGCGAAGCCGGCGATCCGGCACGAGCTGCACGAGGTGGCCGAGGTCGAGAAGTCGATCGCCGTCCTCGAGGGAATGGGCCTGGACGTCCGCGACTGGTTCCTCAAGCCCGAGCAGACGGTCACCGGCGCCATGGCCCCCACCAAGTACGAGCTGATCGCCGCGGGGCCCGCCCCCAAGGGCAAGGCCGGCGGCCCGGAAGACGCCGAGGAGGGCGCCCAGGCCGACGACGCCGCCGCGAAGCCGGCCGCCGGCAGGAGGCGCACCGTCCCGGTCACGAGCCTCGCCGAGATCGCCGACGCCATCCTCGAGTCCGGCCGCCGCGGATTGGAGATCAAGCGTTTCAAGGGCCTGGGCGAGATGAACGCCGACGAGCTCTGGGAGACGACGATGAACCCCGAGCACCGCCGGCTGCTCCGCGTGACCTGGGATGCCGCGAGCGAGGCCGAGCGCCTCTTCGGGATCCTGATGGGCGAGGAGGTCGAGCCGCGCCGCAAGTACATCGAGGACCACGCGCTCGAGGTGAAGAACCTGGACGTCTGA
- a CDS encoding NADH-quinone oxidoreductase subunit A, which produces MPPLLLAEAETLALYGPLLLLLFAAIGFGFGNLLLTHLFGPRRKETRKGLVYESGMNPIGDTKKRFNVRFFVVAMTFLLFSIEIAFLHPWASVFGALSAESGLHGVFLARMLFFVLTSVIAFAYAWRKGVFRYD; this is translated from the coding sequence ATGCCCCCGCTCCTGCTCGCCGAAGCCGAAACCCTGGCGCTCTACGGCCCGCTTCTGCTGCTGCTGTTCGCGGCGATCGGCTTCGGCTTCGGCAACCTCCTGCTCACGCACCTCTTCGGGCCGCGACGCAAGGAGACCCGCAAGGGGCTGGTGTACGAGTCGGGCATGAACCCGATCGGCGACACCAAGAAGCGGTTCAACGTCCGCTTCTTCGTGGTGGCGATGACCTTCCTGCTCTTCAGCATCGAGATCGCGTTCCTGCACCCCTGGGCGAGCGTCTTCGGGGCGCTCTCGGCGGAGAGCGGCCTGCACGGCGTCTTCCTCGCCAGGATGCTGTTCTTCGTGCTCACCAGCGTCATCGCCTTCGCCTACGCCTGGCGGAAGGGCGTCTTCCGCTACGACTGA
- the rpsB gene encoding 30S ribosomal protein S2 produces the protein MADSTPASPASSSPASLVKSLIDAGIHFGHRANSWNPKMTPYIFGKRNRIHIIDVKETIKGLLLARKFITKEVAAGKDVLFVGTKRQARSIVESHVKECGMHYVTERWLGGTLTNFSTIRQRLKRLEELEQLEESGEIANYSKKMEATLNREKSKIKRNLEGIRNMGKLPGLMVIIDVNAEQNAVKEARKLGIPIVALLDTDSNPDDADIAIPGNDDAMRAIEIVVDQLARAANEGRGKRPQSAPSAEGMVDGDGNQAPGDPRGPKGPGGRRSNRAQFSAKDTPGETAEEAQGGTAAEPIDDGKVDGATADKPAHQPAATV, from the coding sequence ATGGCCGACAGCACCCCCGCCTCTCCCGCTTCCTCGTCCCCGGCCTCGCTCGTCAAGAGCCTGATCGACGCGGGCATCCACTTCGGCCACCGCGCCAACTCGTGGAACCCGAAGATGACGCCGTACATCTTCGGCAAGCGGAACCGCATCCACATCATCGACGTGAAGGAGACCATCAAGGGCCTCCTGCTGGCCCGCAAGTTCATCACCAAGGAAGTCGCGGCCGGCAAGGACGTGCTCTTCGTGGGCACGAAGCGCCAGGCCCGCTCGATCGTGGAGAGCCACGTCAAGGAGTGCGGGATGCACTACGTGACGGAGCGCTGGCTCGGCGGCACGCTGACGAACTTCTCAACGATCCGCCAGCGCCTCAAGCGTCTCGAGGAGCTCGAGCAGCTCGAGGAATCCGGTGAGATCGCCAACTACTCCAAGAAGATGGAGGCGACGCTTAACCGGGAGAAGTCCAAGATCAAGCGGAACCTCGAGGGCATCCGCAACATGGGGAAGCTACCCGGCCTCATGGTCATCATCGACGTGAACGCCGAGCAGAACGCCGTGAAGGAAGCCCGCAAGCTGGGCATCCCGATCGTGGCCCTGCTCGACACCGACTCCAACCCCGACGACGCCGACATCGCCATCCCCGGCAACGACGACGCGATGCGGGCGATCGAGATCGTCGTCGATCAACTCGCCCGGGCCGCCAACGAGGGCCGCGGCAAGCGGCCGCAGTCGGCGCCCTCGGCCGAGGGCATGGTCGACGGCGACGGCAACCAGGCCCCGGGCGATCCCCGCGGCCCCAAGGGCCCGGGCGGCCGCCGCAGCAACCGCGCCCAGTTCAGCGCGAAGGACACGCCCGGCGAGACGGCCGAGGAGGCCCAGGGCGGCACCGCCGCCGAGCCGATCGACGACGGCAAGGTCGACGGCGCAACCGCCGACAAGCCGGCTCATCAGCCCGCCGCGACGGTCTGA
- the tsf gene encoding translation elongation factor Ts, with amino-acid sequence MANLTAADINALRKRTGMGMMECKKALTEADGDADKAIALLREWAGGKMADRGDREASEGVVAIAVGEGAAAAVKVLAETDFAALNEDFQGACRAIAEEALTLPGTGDVTGSASDAMKEKIENLRITIKENIQLKEIVRLEGRSFGSYVHTNHKQGALVSLSGEVDEDLAKGLAMHVTAAVPPVTSAPLAVDADGLPQADLDEARKQYEDEAKATGKPEQIATKIAEGKLNKWKDERTLLGQTYIRQLDENKPVRDYLPSGVEITGFHRLAVGS; translated from the coding sequence ATGGCCAATCTCACCGCCGCCGACATCAACGCCCTCCGCAAGCGCACCGGCATGGGCATGATGGAGTGCAAGAAGGCGCTCACCGAGGCCGACGGAGACGCCGACAAAGCCATCGCGCTGCTCCGGGAGTGGGCCGGCGGCAAGATGGCCGACCGCGGCGACCGCGAGGCTTCCGAGGGCGTCGTCGCGATCGCGGTCGGCGAGGGCGCCGCCGCGGCGGTGAAGGTCCTCGCCGAGACCGACTTCGCCGCCCTCAACGAGGACTTTCAGGGTGCCTGCCGGGCGATCGCCGAGGAAGCGCTGACGCTCCCGGGCACCGGAGACGTCACCGGCTCGGCCAGCGACGCGATGAAGGAGAAGATCGAGAACCTCCGCATCACGATCAAGGAGAACATCCAACTCAAGGAGATCGTGCGGCTGGAAGGCCGCTCCTTCGGCAGCTACGTGCACACGAACCACAAGCAGGGCGCCCTGGTCTCGCTCTCGGGCGAGGTGGACGAGGATTTGGCCAAGGGGCTGGCGATGCACGTCACCGCCGCCGTGCCGCCGGTGACTTCCGCGCCGCTCGCCGTCGACGCCGACGGCCTTCCGCAGGCCGACCTCGACGAGGCACGCAAGCAGTACGAGGACGAGGCCAAGGCCACCGGCAAGCCCGAGCAGATCGCCACCAAGATCGCCGAGGGCAAGCTGAACAAGTGGAAGGACGAGCGGACGCTGCTCGGTCAGACCTACATCCGCCAGCTCGACGAGAACAAGCCGGTCCGCGACTACCTGCCCTCCGGTGTCGAGATCACCGGCTTCCACCGGCTGGCCGTCGGGTCTTGA
- the ilvE gene encoding branched-chain-amino-acid transaminase: protein MWIDGDLKPAAEATVSVFDHGVLYGDGVFEGIRFYGGRVLKLRTHVARLFESARAIRLALPYTPEQLEEATRRTVAKNALSDGYIRLVATRGAGTLGLNPFQCPRPCVYIIAASIQLYPASLYETGLEVVSSSVMRNHPQALSPRIKSLNYLNNILAKIEAIDRGVLEAVMYNPTGHVAECTGDNVFLVRERDGERVLFTPPLSAGALEGITMNLVIRLAQEAGFAVVRENLTRHDLYTAEEFFLTGTAAEVIPVKSIDGRVIGDGSPGPITRKLIAAFRKLIADGVPED from the coding sequence GTGTGGATCGACGGCGACCTGAAGCCGGCCGCGGAGGCGACGGTCAGCGTGTTCGACCACGGCGTGCTCTACGGGGACGGGGTCTTCGAGGGCATCCGCTTCTACGGCGGCCGCGTGCTCAAGCTCAGGACGCACGTGGCGCGGCTGTTCGAGTCGGCGCGGGCGATCCGGTTGGCGTTGCCGTACACGCCGGAGCAGCTGGAGGAGGCGACGCGGCGGACGGTCGCGAAGAACGCGCTCTCCGACGGCTACATCCGCCTGGTGGCGACCCGCGGCGCAGGAACGCTGGGCCTGAACCCCTTCCAGTGCCCGCGCCCCTGCGTCTACATCATCGCCGCGAGCATCCAGCTCTATCCGGCGTCGCTCTACGAGACGGGCTTGGAGGTGGTGAGCAGCTCGGTGATGCGGAACCACCCGCAGGCGCTCTCGCCGCGGATCAAGAGCCTCAACTACCTCAACAACATCCTCGCGAAGATCGAGGCGATCGACCGGGGCGTGCTGGAGGCGGTGATGTACAACCCCACCGGCCACGTGGCGGAATGCACCGGCGACAACGTCTTCCTCGTCCGCGAGCGCGACGGCGAGCGCGTGCTGTTCACCCCGCCGCTGTCGGCGGGGGCGCTGGAGGGCATCACGATGAACCTGGTGATCCGCCTCGCCCAGGAAGCGGGCTTCGCCGTCGTCCGCGAGAACCTCACCCGCCACGACCTCTACACCGCGGAAGAGTTCTTCCTGACCGGCACCGCGGCGGAAGTCATCCCCGTGAAGAGCATCGACGGCCGCGTCATCGGCGACGGGAGCCCCGGGCCGATCACGCGGAAGCTCATCGCGGCCTTCCGCAAGCTGATCGCCGACGGGGTGCCGGAGGATTGA
- the truD gene encoding tRNA pseudouridine(13) synthase TruD, which yields MLTADLPGTGGVLKERPEDFTVDEQPLYEPSGAGEHLYLFVEKREATTAQAIKAVAKAFRVPQRAIGHAGLKDKHAVTRQHLSVWLPGPPDPTAEEACIARVNHHPKLHVHWAERHGNKLRRGHHGGNRFGIKIRGVGPAAVLRARPILDRIAERGLPNAVGPQRFGFRGNAHTLGKLLLQNDPDAFLAELLGVDGVQENPRLTAARAAYRRGDLVAAIEGWPKSLPHERQALDNLRQGHTPERAVRALARTQRDFLASALQSAVFNRVLARRLNAGTWDRLIDGDLAWKHENRATFPVDAAVAATENAEGGRVGGFAVSPSGPLPGPDCQPAEREALAVEDAALAELDLERSLFDGGTPLADAGGARRPLRVPVGDVTYAAGGDEHGPYLSVSFELGRGVYATAVMAEVMKNAEPGGESGVAAQLSQPA from the coding sequence ATGCTGACCGCCGACCTGCCCGGGACCGGGGGGGTCCTCAAGGAGCGGCCCGAGGACTTCACGGTCGACGAGCAGCCGCTGTACGAGCCCTCGGGCGCGGGCGAGCACCTGTACCTGTTCGTGGAGAAGCGGGAGGCGACGACGGCGCAGGCGATCAAGGCGGTGGCGAAGGCCTTCCGCGTGCCGCAGCGGGCGATCGGGCACGCGGGGCTCAAGGACAAGCACGCGGTGACGCGGCAGCACCTCTCGGTGTGGCTGCCGGGCCCGCCGGACCCGACCGCGGAGGAGGCCTGCATCGCCCGGGTGAACCACCACCCCAAGCTGCACGTGCACTGGGCGGAACGGCACGGGAACAAGCTGAGGCGTGGGCACCACGGCGGCAACCGCTTCGGCATCAAGATCCGCGGCGTGGGACCGGCGGCGGTGCTGCGGGCCCGGCCGATCCTCGACCGGATCGCCGAGCGGGGGCTGCCCAACGCGGTGGGGCCGCAGCGCTTCGGCTTCCGCGGGAACGCCCACACGCTCGGGAAGCTCCTGCTCCAGAACGACCCGGACGCCTTCCTCGCGGAGCTGCTCGGCGTGGACGGCGTGCAGGAGAATCCGCGGCTGACCGCGGCGCGGGCGGCCTACCGGCGTGGCGATCTCGTCGCGGCGATTGAGGGATGGCCCAAGAGCCTGCCGCACGAGCGGCAGGCGCTGGACAACCTGCGGCAGGGGCACACGCCCGAGCGTGCCGTCCGGGCCCTCGCGCGGACGCAGCGGGACTTCCTCGCGTCGGCGCTGCAATCGGCGGTGTTCAACCGCGTGCTCGCCCGCCGGCTGAACGCGGGCACGTGGGACCGGCTCATCGACGGCGATCTCGCATGGAAGCACGAGAACCGGGCGACCTTCCCGGTGGACGCGGCGGTGGCGGCGACCGAGAACGCCGAAGGCGGACGCGTCGGCGGGTTCGCCGTCTCGCCTTCGGGCCCGCTGCCCGGGCCGGACTGCCAGCCGGCGGAGCGGGAGGCGTTGGCGGTGGAGGACGCGGCCCTCGCCGAGCTGGATCTGGAGCGGTCGCTCTTCGACGGCGGGACCCCGCTCGCGGACGCGGGCGGCGCCCGGCGGCCGCTGCGGGTGCCGGTGGGCGACGTCACGTACGCGGCGGGCGGCGACGAGCACGGGCCCTACCTGTCGGTCAGCTTCGAGCTCGGCCGCGGCGTCTACGCGACGGCCGTCATGGCCGAGGTGATGAAGAACGCCGAGCCGGGCGGCGAGAGCGGCGTCGCCGCTCAGCTCTCGCAGCCAGCCTGA
- a CDS encoding tRNA-binding protein — MPETPPDTATPAEAAPAPPAIKLEASFEDFLKLDLRVATIREAAEHPDADRLLVLQVDAGEGQTRQICAGIRGRFEPAALVGRQIVIVANLAPRKIRGQMSNGMLLAGGDGDDLRLAGFDGDLPPGTTVG; from the coding sequence ATGCCCGAGACGCCGCCCGACACCGCCACGCCCGCCGAGGCCGCCCCCGCCCCGCCCGCGATCAAGCTAGAAGCCAGCTTCGAGGACTTCCTCAAGCTCGACCTGCGCGTCGCGACCATCCGCGAGGCCGCCGAGCACCCCGACGCCGACCGCCTGCTCGTGCTGCAGGTCGACGCCGGCGAGGGCCAAACCCGCCAGATCTGCGCCGGCATCCGGGGCAGGTTCGAGCCCGCGGCCCTCGTCGGCCGGCAGATCGTCATCGTCGCCAACCTCGCCCCGCGGAAGATCCGGGGGCAGATGAGCAACGGCATGCTGCTCGCCGGCGGCGACGGCGACGACCTCCGGCTCGCCGGCTTCGACGGCGACCTGCCGCCCGGGACCACGGTGGGCTGA